In a single window of the Aridibaculum aurantiacum genome:
- a CDS encoding RagB/SusD family nutrient uptake outer membrane protein — MKMNKYIVAFAALFVGLVSCKKTFLEEKNDLTGMNEQVFKDSLMAQAYIDYVYFMMLPGNNAQANIWNLAAGGNAFTQTTDELAGETNWNKEWSSILSTNAHALPYFGTNISTSVGNNTWTRMKQINMFLNEVDKHEGLSAEKKKVLKGQMFFWRAWQYFDLVRLYGGVPIVLEPQSPIGVSDNPSLQVQRSRTEDVINQIVRDLDSATASLPGKWGSADWGRVTSGTAAALKGRVLLTWASPLFNRSDDRGRWQKAYEANLAAKTLLEANGFGLFRTGGNANATAFGNMWFTEVNNPEAVFVFGFNNGTSDQTRKWNGWEHAVRPRDILGGGSVSPTKQMVDAFPMRDGKMAGQSFYTYDQNKFYKNRDPRFYRTFAYNGSLWPYSQNPNYRIWTYRWFNNATATTPTQTTEVAGANSSGVYVNKATATNASNSHALGNNFSLSGTDFMEMRFAEVLLNLAESAIGADRPLEGIDQIKAVRERAGVENRDGQFGLAGITSRDALFAAVLKERQVEFAYEGKRFWDLRRWMLFTDEFGTTARLGFQPLNGTRRTGYFISVKRADGTRYNSSTAVANGGDPLRRWGTNGANPAPIINRDSAVANFDAYLDYLYDRHFTVTEKDDLDPTANNNAWKFRWYKEYYFFGIPQNVLNSSPYLQQTIGWGGGGGSGVFDPLQ, encoded by the coding sequence ATGAAAATGAATAAATATATAGTGGCTTTCGCAGCACTATTTGTAGGGTTGGTAAGCTGTAAAAAAACTTTCCTGGAAGAGAAGAATGATCTGACAGGTATGAACGAGCAGGTTTTTAAAGACTCTCTGATGGCACAGGCATACATAGACTATGTATACTTTATGATGCTGCCAGGAAATAACGCGCAAGCCAATATTTGGAACCTGGCTGCGGGAGGTAATGCTTTCACACAGACAACAGACGAGTTGGCTGGCGAAACAAACTGGAACAAAGAGTGGTCATCTATTCTTAGCACCAATGCTCATGCGCTTCCATACTTTGGTACAAACATCAGTACGAGCGTTGGTAACAATACCTGGACAAGGATGAAGCAGATCAACATGTTCTTGAATGAAGTTGATAAGCATGAAGGTCTATCAGCTGAAAAGAAGAAAGTATTGAAGGGCCAGATGTTCTTTTGGAGAGCATGGCAGTATTTTGACCTGGTAAGACTATATGGCGGTGTGCCCATTGTACTGGAGCCACAAAGTCCTATAGGAGTATCAGACAATCCTTCTTTACAAGTTCAGCGTAGCCGCACCGAAGATGTTATCAACCAGATTGTCCGCGACTTGGACTCTGCAACCGCATCACTTCCTGGCAAGTGGGGTTCAGCTGACTGGGGTAGGGTAACAAGTGGCACCGCTGCTGCATTAAAAGGTCGCGTGTTGCTTACATGGGCCAGCCCATTATTCAACCGCAGCGATGACAGGGGCCGCTGGCAGAAAGCTTACGAAGCTAACCTGGCTGCTAAAACATTGCTGGAAGCAAATGGTTTCGGATTGTTCAGAACAGGTGGTAATGCTAACGCTACAGCTTTTGGTAATATGTGGTTTACAGAAGTTAACAATCCTGAAGCAGTATTTGTATTCGGCTTCAACAATGGTACATCTGACCAAACAAGAAAATGGAATGGTTGGGAACATGCTGTTCGCCCAAGAGATATTCTTGGTGGTGGATCTGTTTCGCCTACCAAGCAAATGGTGGATGCATTTCCAATGAGAGATGGTAAGATGGCTGGCCAAAGCTTCTATACTTACGATCAAAACAAATTTTACAAGAACAGGGATCCCCGTTTCTACAGAACCTTTGCGTACAATGGATCTCTATGGCCATATTCTCAAAATCCTAACTACCGCATCTGGACGTACAGGTGGTTTAATAATGCTACAGCTACTACACCAACACAAACTACAGAAGTAGCGGGTGCAAACTCAAGTGGTGTTTATGTAAATAAGGCTACAGCTACCAATGCTTCTAACTCACATGCATTGGGTAACAACTTTAGCTTAAGTGGTACCGACTTCATGGAAATGCGTTTTGCTGAAGTATTGCTAAACCTTGCTGAAAGTGCAATTGGAGCAGATCGTCCGCTTGAAGGTATAGATCAAATAAAAGCAGTAAGAGAGCGTGCTGGTGTAGAAAACAGGGACGGCCAGTTTGGTCTTGCCGGTATCACTAGCCGCGATGCATTATTTGCTGCAGTATTAAAAGAAAGACAAGTAGAATTTGCATACGAAGGCAAACGCTTCTGGGATCTTCGCCGCTGGATGTTGTTTACTGATGAATTTGGTACAACAGCTCGCCTGGGTTTTCAGCCGCTTAACGGAACTCGCCGTACAGGTTATTTCATTTCAGTGAAGAGAGCAGATGGCACTCGTTACAATTCTTCAACAGCAGTAGCCAACGGAGGTGACCCGCTTAGAAGATGGGGTACAAACGGTGCTAATCCAGCGCCGATAATCAACCGTGACTCTGCAGTAGCAAACTTTGATGCTTATCTTGACTACTTGTACGACAGGCACTTTACTGTAACAGAAAAGGATGACCTTGATCCTACAGCTAATAACAACGCCTGGAAGTTCAGGTGGTATAAAGAGTACTACTTCTTTGGTATTCCTCAAAACGTATTGAATTCTTCTCCTTACCTGCAACAAACAATTGGTTGGGGAGGTGGTGGCGGATCAGGAGTATTTGATCCACTGCAATAA
- a CDS encoding pectate lyase family protein, with protein MKFSLAQVLLLAGLIGSNESAMAQYPQVPQQVQRTTDSMMKEAQRKSEIAWAKALPIIEADAKNGKPFIPWAARPTDLPQADIPAFPGAEGGGAYTFGGRGGKVLVVTNLNDEGEGSFRWACEQGGARIVVFNVAGIINLKSPLIIRAPYITIAGQSASGDGVCIAGESVWLNTHDVIVRHMRFRRGNTDVGRRDDAIGGNPIGNIMIDHVSASWGGDENMSMYRHMYNDSTGKTEEKLGTVNITIQNSIFAEALDTWNHAFGSTLGGENCTFMRNLWANNTGRNPSIGWNGIFNFANNVVFNWVHRSVDGGDYRAQYNIINNYFKPGPLTPVNTPVGYRFLKPESGRSKLSYRTYGRAYVNGNIMEGNDKVTKNNWDGGVQVEDLPNAGEYTDKMKVDKPLPMPKITITPAKEAFTYVLANAGATLPKRDAVDARITEQVRTGNINPLSNVKLPETNFKHRRLPIDSYKQGIITDVSQVGGYPEYKGTPYKDSDNDGMPDDYEIKNGLNPRNAADASVITRGGYSNIEVYLNTLASPVRPTTRKK; from the coding sequence ATGAAATTTTCTTTAGCTCAAGTTTTATTACTTGCTGGATTGATTGGTTCTAATGAAAGTGCTATGGCTCAATATCCACAGGTGCCGCAGCAAGTGCAGCGCACTACAGACTCCATGATGAAGGAGGCACAACGTAAGTCTGAAATAGCATGGGCAAAGGCTTTACCAATCATAGAAGCCGATGCTAAAAATGGCAAACCTTTTATTCCCTGGGCAGCTCGTCCAACTGATCTGCCGCAGGCCGATATTCCTGCTTTTCCTGGTGCAGAAGGTGGTGGTGCTTATACCTTTGGTGGTCGCGGAGGAAAGGTATTAGTGGTAACTAATCTGAACGATGAAGGCGAAGGTAGTTTCCGCTGGGCTTGCGAGCAGGGCGGAGCAAGAATAGTTGTTTTCAATGTTGCAGGTATCATCAACCTAAAAAGCCCGCTTATCATTCGTGCACCTTACATAACTATTGCAGGTCAAAGTGCATCTGGTGATGGCGTATGTATAGCAGGTGAGTCTGTTTGGCTAAACACACACGATGTAATTGTAAGACATATGCGTTTCCGCCGCGGTAACACTGATGTGGGCAGACGTGATGATGCTATAGGTGGTAATCCTATCGGCAACATTATGATTGATCACGTATCAGCCAGCTGGGGTGGCGATGAGAACATGAGTATGTACCGTCACATGTACAACGATAGTACAGGTAAAACAGAAGAGAAACTTGGCACTGTAAACATCACTATACAGAATTCAATTTTTGCAGAAGCGCTTGATACATGGAACCACGCCTTTGGTAGTACACTGGGTGGAGAGAACTGCACCTTCATGCGCAATCTTTGGGCTAACAACACAGGCCGCAATCCATCTATTGGTTGGAACGGCATCTTCAACTTCGCCAACAATGTTGTCTTCAATTGGGTGCACCGCTCTGTAGATGGTGGTGACTACCGCGCACAATACAACATCATCAATAACTACTTTAAACCAGGACCACTTACCCCTGTAAATACTCCTGTTGGTTACCGTTTTCTAAAACCTGAATCAGGAAGAAGTAAATTAAGCTACCGTACCTATGGTCGTGCTTATGTAAATGGTAACATCATGGAAGGCAACGATAAGGTAACTAAGAACAACTGGGATGGTGGTGTACAGGTAGAAGATCTTCCAAATGCTGGTGAGTATACAGATAAGATGAAAGTAGATAAACCGCTTCCAATGCCTAAGATCACTATTACGCCGGCTAAAGAAGCTTTTACTTATGTACTGGCCAATGCAGGTGCTACTCTTCCAAAGCGCGACGCAGTAGATGCAAGGATAACAGAACAAGTACGTACCGGGAACATCAATCCGCTGTCTAATGTAAAGCTGCCTGAAACCAACTTCAAGCATCGTCGTTTGCCAATCGACTCTTACAAGCAAGGCATCATTACAGATGTAAGCCAGGTAGGTGGATATCCTGAATACAAGGGCACACCGTATAAAGACAGCGACAATGATGGTATGCCTGATGATTATGAAATAAAGAACGGACTAAACCCTCGCAATGCTGCCGATGCATCTGTTATCACAAGAGGTGGTTATTCTAATATTGAAGTGTATTTAAATACACTTGCATCACCGGTTCGTCCAACAACACGTAAAAAATAA
- a CDS encoding SusC/RagA family TonB-linked outer membrane protein, whose translation MQKLITRGSLVLLLLIFNFVQLFAQQRVVTGTIVNDETREPLVGVTVGIKGTTRSTTTVENGKYSIMVSGNESVIKFTYVGFLYQEVTVGSRNVIDIALVKENKQLDDVVVIGYGSQKRIQNNGAIATIKAAEIEDIPAPNIAGALRGRIAGLGVNTASGRPGAGITLNVRNSTRSETAATVGATDEPLYVIDGIIVQRQEFDNLDPSMVEDLTVLKDASAAIYGAAGAKGVILVTTKRGKAGKPRLSYNGYVGHTDATRKPDMLSAYEHAVLLNDGYRIGNAPANLFFSPADLEYIKGLNYKTWFEELWQASTTQRHNLSVSGGSDRITFFVGGAYQNENGNYAGQKQDKYTFRSGVNTTITPALKADISFNVDSRIRTSQNSLADDRDQGFLESIIQTPGWVPVSIDGMPVSFNGASTHPLGSIGSGFYSNSKSRSYRINSSLTYQPTGFLKGFTARVQFSQTAGNTNSAEYRPNYRVYNFQRMGNNNQLYSNKLDTVRPYFDAVAPANVHYTPRLGENTGYQGFLTLQYDKTLGKHIFGAIVGAEQTVSRSEDMGVRWINQQLVGIDDYWAFDQSVISITNRGISESRKRSGFARMNYNFDNKYFIDGVTRLDASSNFAAGKVWGVFPSVGLGWVVSREKFFKNNIPQVNYLKLRVNYGLTGDDRIEPLLWKERYRVDLSGYLYNESMQAGLNPVRIPNPNLTWEKKRTLNFGIDMTMFNNKLNIGVDFFQNYIYDAFDKGNDQNFPMFAGFAAPIINYQERHAWGSEFTIGYRSRVGKDLNINTSINFGFANSVTDRMFYNRFQLFENSPPDWQVQMGTDPRKYNSSNFGLKTLGMFRTQDEVDAFLAQYPNYTIDGKVPQPGWLYFEDTNGDGRITERDMVAMFDRTDPWFSSGINIGIAYKSLSLSTNLVARFGGKQFYGSKDRERPEPTQNVPGFWRDRWTPENPGGKFPRHDDASIVRQWNSDFWAFDATTIRVNNMTLSYRIPTSILNRFGFSDARILATGNNLWIIKSPLKLRDPYSNSILDYPTLRTISLGLSLGL comes from the coding sequence ATGCAAAAGTTAATTACGAGAGGCTCACTCGTGCTGCTACTGCTTATTTTCAACTTCGTCCAGCTTTTTGCCCAGCAAAGAGTTGTAACAGGTACCATTGTAAACGACGAAACCAGGGAGCCACTGGTTGGAGTTACAGTTGGTATCAAAGGTACTACCAGGAGTACAACCACTGTAGAAAATGGTAAGTATTCTATCATGGTTTCAGGAAACGAATCCGTTATCAAATTCACTTATGTGGGTTTCCTTTACCAGGAAGTAACGGTAGGTTCAAGAAACGTGATTGATATTGCCCTGGTAAAAGAAAACAAACAACTAGATGATGTAGTTGTAATCGGGTATGGTAGTCAAAAGCGCATCCAGAATAATGGAGCTATTGCTACCATCAAGGCAGCTGAAATAGAAGATATTCCAGCGCCAAACATTGCCGGTGCATTAAGGGGCCGGATTGCTGGCTTAGGCGTTAACACCGCTTCTGGTCGTCCTGGTGCAGGCATCACATTAAATGTGCGAAATTCTACAAGATCAGAAACTGCTGCAACGGTTGGTGCTACTGATGAACCGCTATATGTTATTGATGGTATCATTGTACAGAGGCAGGAGTTTGACAACCTTGATCCGTCAATGGTAGAAGACCTTACTGTTTTAAAAGATGCTTCTGCAGCGATATATGGTGCGGCAGGTGCCAAAGGTGTTATACTAGTAACAACCAAGAGGGGTAAGGCTGGCAAACCACGTTTAAGTTATAATGGTTACGTAGGCCATACTGATGCAACAAGAAAACCAGATATGTTATCTGCTTACGAACATGCCGTGTTATTGAACGACGGTTATCGTATCGGAAATGCTCCTGCTAATCTTTTCTTCAGCCCTGCTGATCTTGAATATATAAAAGGCCTTAACTACAAAACCTGGTTCGAGGAACTGTGGCAGGCTTCCACTACTCAAAGACATAACCTAAGTGTGTCTGGTGGCAGTGACAGGATTACCTTCTTTGTTGGTGGTGCTTATCAAAATGAAAATGGTAACTATGCCGGACAAAAGCAGGACAAGTATACTTTCCGCAGCGGTGTTAATACAACCATTACACCGGCACTAAAGGCAGATATCAGTTTTAACGTAGACTCTCGTATCAGAACCAGCCAAAACAGTTTAGCCGACGACCGTGACCAGGGTTTCCTTGAAAGCATTATACAAACACCAGGATGGGTACCGGTTAGCATAGACGGCATGCCGGTTAGCTTCAATGGTGCAAGCACACATCCATTGGGATCAATTGGTTCTGGTTTTTACAGCAACAGCAAGTCAAGATCATATAGAATTAACTCTAGTCTTACTTACCAGCCTACCGGGTTTTTAAAAGGCTTTACTGCAAGAGTGCAATTCTCTCAAACAGCCGGCAATACAAACAGTGCTGAATATCGTCCTAATTACCGGGTATATAACTTCCAGAGAATGGGTAACAATAACCAGTTATACTCAAACAAGTTAGATACTGTTAGGCCTTATTTTGATGCTGTAGCTCCTGCTAACGTACACTATACACCAAGGTTAGGAGAGAATACTGGCTACCAGGGCTTCCTGACTTTACAATATGATAAAACACTAGGCAAGCATATTTTTGGAGCTATCGTAGGAGCAGAACAAACTGTGTCACGCTCCGAGGATATGGGCGTTAGGTGGATCAACCAGCAATTGGTTGGTATAGATGATTATTGGGCTTTTGATCAATCAGTAATATCAATCACAAACCGTGGTATAAGCGAGTCAAGAAAACGTTCTGGCTTTGCGCGTATGAACTACAACTTCGACAATAAGTATTTTATTGATGGAGTAACACGTTTAGATGCTTCTTCCAATTTTGCCGCAGGTAAAGTTTGGGGTGTATTTCCAAGCGTAGGATTGGGTTGGGTAGTCAGCAGGGAGAAATTCTTTAAGAATAACATTCCGCAGGTTAATTACCTTAAACTCCGTGTGAACTATGGTTTGACCGGGGATGATAGGATTGAGCCATTACTTTGGAAAGAAAGATATAGAGTTGATCTTTCTGGATACCTGTACAACGAATCTATGCAAGCTGGTTTGAACCCGGTAAGAATACCAAATCCGAATCTTACATGGGAAAAGAAGAGGACTCTGAACTTTGGTATTGACATGACTATGTTCAACAATAAGCTTAACATAGGCGTGGACTTCTTCCAGAACTATATATACGATGCATTTGATAAAGGAAACGACCAGAACTTCCCAATGTTCGCAGGTTTTGCAGCACCTATTATCAACTACCAGGAAAGGCATGCATGGGGATCTGAATTTACCATAGGTTATAGATCAAGGGTAGGCAAAGACTTAAACATTAATACAAGTATCAACTTTGGTTTTGCAAATTCTGTTACTGATAGAATGTTTTACAACAGGTTTCAACTATTTGAAAACTCACCACCAGACTGGCAAGTGCAAATGGGAACAGATCCAAGGAAATATAATAGCTCAAACTTCGGCTTGAAAACTTTGGGAATGTTCAGAACACAGGATGAAGTGGATGCTTTCTTAGCACAATATCCAAATTATACAATCGACGGAAAAGTGCCTCAGCCAGGTTGGTTATACTTTGAAGATACCAACGGTGATGGTAGGATAACCGAGAGAGATATGGTAGCAATGTTTGACAGAACAGATCCATGGTTTAGTAGCGGTATCAACATAGGTATAGCTTACAAATCTCTCAGTTTGAGTACCAACTTAGTTGCAAGGTTTGGCGGTAAACAGTTTTATGGTTCAAAAGATAGAGAGCGCCCAGAGCCTACACAGAATGTTCCTGGTTTCTGGAGAGATCGTTGGACACCGGAAAATCCAGGTGGTAAATTCCCTCGTCATGACGATGCCTCAATTGTAAGACAATGGAATTCTGATTTCTGGGCTTTTGATGCCACAACCATCAGGGTTAACAACATGACTTTGAGTTACCGTATACCAACAAGTATTTTAAACAGGTTTGGATTTTCAGATGCCAGGATTTTGGCAACAGGTAATAACCTTTGGATAATTAAAAGTCCTCTGAAATTAAGGGACCCTTACAGCAATTCGATTCTCGATTACCCAACTTTAAGAACCATCTCTCTCGGGCTTAGTTTGGGACTGTAA
- a CDS encoding RagB/SusD family nutrient uptake outer membrane protein, with protein MKKNLYKLTFAATFLAVTFISGCRKQDSFFEIRDRGGLDAAIWDNEGAIQFSLNKAYDVIFPDFYYQYTANNYGIHMASDENYYSATDGNARRALGLQGTLVANDVRLVASKYQGATRGDNSYFDVARCNVAIANIPNSKVLSDDVKNRFLGQFYALRAMIYLELTKAYGGMPLVLEPQNPDNLTLAGRAKAREMFAQIVKDLDSSMNKLRGVRWVDATERGKISRAAAAGLKARALLYWASPQFNPNKAHERWVEAHKAAKEAYEICVAEGHQLMTKYEDIFRVEGPGNREAIMVKSYSDKIAKRNHGVEARSRPSSENGQPSDVYYPSTRMIDAYTMIDGRPITNNPNYDPMLFWKDRDPRFEATIAYNGSNWKLSGNTNRKQWTYNNAIGSNGINESNNRGFYVKRFSSPDLPFASVRVANDFGGSGMDWIEMRFAEIMLMYAETANEVNDIALAKSLVRDIRKRAGIIAGSMDYGLALANSQDAMRDLIMNERMVEFAFEGKRPDDLRRTRRMHTLSGTLQAMTFATRSNALKDFLERVIDPVNGTRYRETLNLNNKDTLTKYFVYPYPLITPANNTSFSVPEHYYFFGLSNQFMNSTPLLEQTIGWEGGTFDPLN; from the coding sequence ATGAAAAAGAATCTATATAAACTAACGTTTGCGGCCACTTTTCTTGCAGTCACTTTTATCTCTGGATGTAGAAAACAAGATAGTTTTTTTGAAATAAGAGACAGGGGTGGATTAGATGCGGCAATCTGGGATAATGAAGGCGCTATCCAGTTCTCCCTGAACAAAGCGTACGATGTTATATTCCCTGATTTTTATTACCAATACACAGCCAATAACTATGGCATACACATGGCCAGTGATGAAAACTATTACTCTGCTACAGATGGTAACGCCCGCCGTGCATTAGGCCTGCAGGGTACACTTGTAGCCAATGATGTACGCCTTGTTGCTTCCAAATACCAGGGAGCAACCAGGGGCGATAACTCTTACTTTGATGTTGCCAGGTGTAATGTGGCTATTGCTAATATCCCCAACAGTAAAGTGTTGTCAGATGATGTAAAAAACAGGTTCTTAGGCCAGTTTTATGCCTTACGTGCAATGATATACCTGGAACTTACCAAGGCTTACGGTGGTATGCCATTGGTGCTGGAGCCACAAAATCCAGACAATCTTACATTGGCAGGTAGAGCTAAAGCAAGGGAAATGTTTGCTCAAATAGTAAAAGACCTGGACTCTTCTATGAATAAATTAAGAGGAGTAAGATGGGTTGATGCTACCGAGAGAGGCAAGATCTCAAGGGCAGCCGCGGCTGGCTTAAAAGCCAGGGCATTATTGTACTGGGCAAGCCCACAATTCAATCCTAATAAAGCTCACGAAAGATGGGTAGAAGCACATAAAGCTGCAAAAGAGGCTTATGAGATTTGTGTAGCCGAAGGGCACCAATTAATGACGAAATACGAAGATATTTTCAGGGTAGAGGGTCCGGGTAATAGAGAGGCTATTATGGTAAAATCATACTCTGATAAAATTGCCAAACGCAATCATGGGGTAGAGGCACGTAGCCGTCCTTCTTCTGAAAATGGCCAACCTAGTGATGTATACTATCCTTCTACCAGGATGATAGATGCATATACAATGATTGATGGAAGACCTATTACCAACAATCCTAACTATGATCCAATGTTGTTCTGGAAAGATCGTGATCCACGTTTTGAAGCAACCATTGCATATAATGGTAGTAACTGGAAGTTGAGCGGTAATACAAACAGGAAACAGTGGACGTATAATAATGCAATTGGTTCAAATGGTATCAATGAAAGCAATAACAGGGGCTTTTATGTAAAACGTTTTTCAAGTCCTGATCTGCCGTTTGCTTCTGTGCGCGTAGCTAATGATTTTGGTGGTAGCGGCATGGATTGGATAGAAATGAGGTTTGCCGAGATCATGTTGATGTATGCAGAAACAGCCAATGAAGTAAATGATATTGCCCTGGCAAAATCATTGGTTCGTGACATAAGAAAACGTGCGGGTATTATTGCAGGTTCCATGGACTATGGCCTTGCTTTAGCTAACAGCCAGGATGCAATGAGAGACCTGATCATGAATGAAAGAATGGTTGAATTTGCATTTGAAGGAAAAAGACCTGATGACCTGAGAAGAACAAGAAGAATGCATACATTATCGGGAACATTGCAGGCAATGACTTTTGCGACAAGGAGTAATGCTTTAAAAGACTTTTTAGAAAGAGTTATAGACCCAGTTAATGGAACACGCTACAGGGAAACATTAAACCTGAATAACAAGGATACATTAACTAAGTATTTTGTTTATCCTTATCCATTGATAACTCCTGCCAATAACACCTCATTTAGCGTACCTGAACACTATTATTTCTTTGGATTATCTAACCAGTTCATGAATTCTACTCCATTGCTTGAGCAGACAATTGGATGGGAAGGTGGAACTTTCGACCCACTGAATTAA
- a CDS encoding pectate lyase family protein, with translation MMKIFIKVSAFAFLLNVVQPASAQYPRVPPELGIAGHKMMDEARRKSDSAWAKALPIIEAEAKSGRPFIPWAARPDDLPQASILAFPGAEGGGAYSFGGRGGKVIVVTNLNDEGVGSFRWACEQGGARIVVFNVAGIINLKSPVIIRAPYITIAGQSAPGDGVCIAGESVWINTHDVVVRHMRFRRGNTNVARRDDAIGGNPVGNIMIDHVSASWGGDENMSMYRHMYNDSTGAKETKLGTVNITIQNSIFAEALDTWNHAFGSTLGGENATFMRNLWANNTGRNPSIGWNGIFNFANNVVYNWVHRSVDGGDYRAAYNIINNYFKPGPLTPKNSPVGYRLLKPESGRSKLSYRTYGRAYVNGNIMEGNDRVTKNNWDGGVQVEDEPNAGEYTAKMKVDKPLPMPAITIVPAKEAFTTVIANAGATLPKRDAVDERITEQVRTGKVNYLPNVKLPDTQFEHRRLPKDSYKQGIITDISQVGGYPEYKGTPYKDSDNDGMPDDYEIKNGLNPRNAADASLITKGGYANIEVYLNSLEAKAGTQRLATKEAAGKKASSARSVK, from the coding sequence ATGATGAAGATTTTTATAAAAGTATCCGCGTTTGCGTTTCTACTTAATGTAGTGCAGCCGGCTTCGGCCCAGTATCCGCGTGTTCCACCAGAGCTTGGGATAGCAGGTCATAAAATGATGGATGAAGCCAGGCGCAAGTCCGATTCTGCATGGGCAAAGGCTTTACCTATCATAGAAGCAGAGGCCAAAAGCGGTAGACCTTTTATTCCCTGGGCTGCTCGTCCAGACGATCTTCCACAGGCAAGCATCCTTGCTTTCCCTGGTGCAGAAGGTGGTGGAGCATATAGCTTTGGCGGCCGTGGTGGAAAAGTGATTGTAGTAACCAATTTGAACGATGAAGGAGTAGGTAGTTTTCGTTGGGCTTGCGAACAGGGTGGTGCCAGGATAGTAGTATTCAATGTTGCTGGTATCATCAACCTGAAAAGTCCTGTGATTATCCGTGCTCCCTATATCACTATTGCCGGTCAGTCAGCTCCTGGCGACGGCGTTTGTATTGCCGGAGAATCTGTTTGGATAAACACGCATGATGTTGTGGTACGCCACATGCGTTTCCGTAGGGGCAATACCAATGTAGCGCGTCGTGATGATGCCATAGGCGGTAATCCTGTTGGAAATATCATGATCGATCACGTATCTGCCAGCTGGGGTGGCGATGAAAACATGAGCATGTACCGTCACATGTACAATGATAGTACAGGTGCAAAAGAAACTAAGCTGGGTACTGTAAATATCACTATTCAAAACTCCATTTTTGCTGAAGCACTTGATACATGGAACCATGCGTTTGGAAGCACATTGGGTGGAGAGAATGCGACCTTTATGCGCAACCTCTGGGCTAACAACACAGGCCGTAATCCATCTATTGGTTGGAACGGTATCTTCAACTTTGCAAACAATGTTGTTTATAACTGGGTACATCGTTCCGTAGATGGAGGTGATTACCGTGCAGCTTACAACATCATTAATAACTACTTTAAACCAGGTCCTCTTACTCCTAAAAATTCGCCGGTAGGTTATCGCTTATTGAAACCTGAATCGGGCAGAAGCAAGCTGAGCTATCGTACCTATGGCCGTGCATATGTGAATGGCAACATCATGGAAGGTAACGATCGTGTTACTAAAAATAATTGGGATGGTGGCGTACAGGTAGAAGACGAACCTAATGCAGGTGAATACACGGCTAAGATGAAGGTGGACAAACCTTTGCCTATGCCTGCTATTACTATTGTTCCTGCCAAAGAAGCTTTTACCACAGTGATAGCTAATGCCGGTGCTACATTACCTAAAAGAGATGCGGTAGATGAGCGTATAACAGAGCAGGTAAGAACAGGGAAGGTAAATTATCTTCCTAATGTAAAATTGCCTGATACGCAGTTTGAACATCGTCGCTTGCCGAAAGATTCTTACAAACAGGGTATCATAACTGATATTAGCCAGGTAGGTGGTTATCCTGAATACAAAGGCACGCCGTACAAAGACAGCGACAACGATGGTATGCCTGATGATTATGAAATAAAAAATGGTCTTAACCCTCGCAATGCTGCCGATGCATCATTGATCACAAAAGGGGGTTATGCTAACATAGAAGTTTACCTGAATTCGCTTGAAGCAAAAGCAGGCACTCAACGGTTGGCTACAAAAGAAGCAGCCGGAAAGAAAGCTTCAAGCGCAAGATCTGTTAAATAA